A region from the Paenibacillus humicola genome encodes:
- a CDS encoding ABC transporter ATP-binding protein, with protein sequence MKNGESLLTGTKITKVFGYGKKKTTAVNEVSFDFREGEIISIVGESGSGKTTLAKMLMGLLKETSGEIRYKGKPRQLGRHADRKAYWKDIQAIFQDPFSSFNVFRRVERLLSDCIELQGLKLSGEERFRKMKEACSFVNLKFEELYNKYPFELSGGQMQRLMIARIFMLHPKILIADEPTSMIDACSRSTILDMLLKLREENNMTIIFITHDVGLAYYVSDTLYIMEKGKIVESGPAEEVIINPRHRYTQQLISDVPKINEPWDLAN encoded by the coding sequence ATGAAGAACGGTGAATCGCTGCTTACCGGCACGAAGATCACGAAGGTATTCGGCTACGGGAAGAAAAAAACGACGGCCGTGAACGAGGTCAGCTTCGATTTCCGCGAAGGCGAAATTATTTCGATCGTCGGCGAAAGCGGTAGCGGCAAGACGACCTTGGCGAAAATGCTGATGGGCCTCCTGAAGGAAACGAGCGGGGAGATCCGATATAAGGGGAAGCCGAGACAGCTCGGGCGGCATGCGGACCGGAAGGCGTACTGGAAAGATATCCAGGCGATTTTCCAGGATCCGTTCTCTTCGTTTAATGTGTTCCGCCGGGTGGAGCGGCTGCTCTCCGACTGCATCGAGCTGCAGGGGCTGAAGCTGAGCGGCGAGGAACGGTTTCGGAAGATGAAGGAGGCGTGCTCCTTCGTCAACCTGAAATTCGAGGAGCTGTACAATAAATATCCGTTCGAGCTGTCCGGCGGGCAAATGCAGCGTCTCATGATCGCGCGGATTTTCATGCTTCATCCGAAAATCCTGATCGCCGACGAGCCGACGTCGATGATCGACGCCTGCTCGCGGTCGACCATTCTCGACATGCTGCTGAAGCTGCGCGAGGAGAACAATATGACGATCATCTTTATTACGCATGACGTCGGGCTCGCCTATTACGTCAGCGACACGCTCTACATTATGGAAAAAGGGAAAATCGTGGAAAGCGGGCCGGCGGAGGAGGTCATCATCAATCCCCGCCACCGTTACACGCAGCAGCTCATTTCCGATGTGCCGAAAATCAACGAGCCGTGGGACCTTGCGAATTAA
- a CDS encoding ABC transporter ATP-binding protein, giving the protein MSKPMLEIAERQSPSARKNILEVKALKTYYRTRLKEKVFAVDGVSFALEEGKTLGIAGESGCGKSTLALSLMGFYFPPLHYGSGSIEINGIDIMKLNKEQLRKRILGREIAYIPQAAMNALNPTLKIIRFIEDMMKEHRPELTKREVWDMAAERFETLHLSPDVLNAFPNELSGGMKQRTVIAISTILNPKVLVADEPTSALDVTSQKAVIKLLKELIDKKFIKSLVFITHELPLLYHVTDDIMVMYAGEIVERGTAHQMIFDPVHPYTKRLMGSIIVPEEGMKEHKLAAIPGAPPNLKQVPPGCRFADRCTFAREDCRHGKIENRELGERVYRCLFEAGTLKEWYAHEER; this is encoded by the coding sequence ATGAGCAAACCTATGCTGGAAATTGCCGAGCGTCAGAGCCCTTCCGCCCGTAAAAACATACTGGAGGTCAAAGCGCTCAAAACGTACTACCGTACCCGGCTGAAGGAAAAGGTGTTTGCCGTCGACGGCGTCAGCTTCGCGCTTGAGGAGGGCAAGACGCTCGGCATCGCCGGCGAATCCGGGTGCGGCAAATCGACCCTGGCGCTCAGCCTGATGGGATTTTATTTTCCTCCGCTGCATTACGGCAGCGGATCGATTGAAATCAACGGCATCGATATCATGAAGCTGAACAAGGAACAGCTGAGGAAGCGCATCCTTGGCAGGGAGATCGCCTACATTCCGCAGGCGGCGATGAATGCGCTGAACCCGACGCTGAAAATCATCCGTTTTATCGAGGACATGATGAAGGAGCACCGGCCGGAGCTGACGAAGCGGGAGGTTTGGGACATGGCGGCGGAACGGTTCGAGACGCTGCATCTGTCTCCCGATGTGCTGAATGCGTTCCCGAACGAGCTGTCCGGCGGGATGAAGCAGCGGACCGTCATTGCCATCTCGACGATTTTGAACCCGAAGGTGCTCGTGGCGGACGAACCGACGTCGGCGCTCGACGTCACCTCGCAGAAGGCGGTCATCAAGCTGCTGAAAGAGCTGATCGACAAGAAATTCATCAAGTCGCTGGTGTTCATTACGCACGAGCTGCCGCTTCTTTACCATGTGACCGACGACATTATGGTCATGTACGCCGGGGAAATCGTCGAGCGGGGCACGGCGCACCAGATGATTTTCGATCCGGTCCATCCGTATACGAAACGGCTGATGGGCTCGATTATCGTGCCGGAGGAAGGCATGAAGGAGCACAAGCTGGCGGCCATTCCCGGCGCGCCGCCGAATTTGAAGCAGGTGCCTCCGGGCTGCCGCTTCGCGGACCGGTGTACCTTTGCCCGGGAGGACTGCAGGCATGGAAAAATCGAGAACCGCGAGCTTGGAGAACGGGTTTACCGGTGCTTGTTCGAGGCCGGCACCCTGAAGGAGTGGTATGCGCATGAAGAACGGTGA
- a CDS encoding ABC transporter permease produces the protein MSQSTRILLKSPKFLFGLIVTLLMIALVVFYPLINRGDPFEMKALAFQPPGAGLPLGSDNFGRDLFLELVYGIRTSVMVGLVAGVCATAIGLAIGLASGYIGGLADNILTAVTNMFIVIPSFIILILISVSINSRSSLIVALIIGLTSWPWTARAVRAQTTSLRNRDHVNIAKISGHGTARIIAFEILPYIASYVVMAFILQVASGILAEASISMLGLGPYNTISLGIIMNWALIFEAPVAGAWWAFIPAAFAIAVITFSLYMMNTGMDEIFNPKIRS, from the coding sequence ATGTCGCAATCGACCCGCATTTTGCTGAAGTCGCCGAAATTTTTGTTCGGCCTGATCGTCACTTTGCTGATGATCGCGCTAGTCGTCTTTTATCCGCTGATCAACCGGGGCGACCCGTTCGAAATGAAGGCGCTTGCCTTCCAGCCTCCCGGCGCCGGCCTGCCGCTCGGCTCCGATAACTTCGGCCGCGACCTGTTTCTCGAGCTCGTCTACGGGATTCGCACCTCCGTGATGGTCGGGCTCGTCGCGGGCGTGTGCGCCACCGCGATCGGCCTGGCGATCGGGCTGGCCTCCGGGTATATCGGGGGCTTGGCGGACAACATCTTGACCGCGGTCACGAACATGTTTATCGTTATTCCGTCGTTCATCATTCTTATTCTTATCTCGGTCAGCATCAATTCCCGCAGCTCGCTCATCGTGGCGCTCATCATCGGGCTGACGAGCTGGCCGTGGACGGCGCGGGCCGTCCGGGCGCAGACGACGTCGCTTCGAAACCGCGACCATGTCAACATCGCCAAAATATCCGGCCACGGCACGGCCCGTATCATCGCGTTCGAGATTTTGCCTTACATCGCATCTTACGTCGTCATGGCGTTTATCCTGCAGGTCGCGTCCGGCATCCTGGCCGAGGCGTCCATCTCGATGCTGGGGCTCGGGCCGTACAATACGATCTCCCTCGGCATCATTATGAACTGGGCGCTTATATTCGAAGCCCCCGTGGCGGGCGCCTGGTGGGCGTTTATCCCGGCCGCTTTCGCCATCGCCGTCATCACGTTTTCGCTCTACATGATGAACACGGGAATGGACGAAATTTTCAATCCGAAAATAAGGAGCTAG
- a CDS encoding ABC transporter permease, whose protein sequence is MNAYTKYFVKKTAWYLVTLLIALLLNFLLPRLIEGNPVSAIASQVTQGMTDSDSIKKVYENFMREFGVDKPLYVQFGIYLRHLFTGDLGTSFGLYPRKVSDILASAVPWTVGLQLPAILVGWILGNVLGAVAAYRRGVFDKVLFPAALFVNSIPFFTLAIILLYLLGITLKWFPISGGYDFQMVPHFGLDFIGSVIRHHTLPFLSIVLVAIGGQAIGMREMSLYELNADYVLYSKLLGIRDSRVARYVFKNAMLPQITGLALSIGTMVGGSLICEIVFSYPGIGTWLFTAIRQLDYPLISGCTLLIAMTVLLANFTIEIIYGIVDPRIKAAQMEEN, encoded by the coding sequence TTGAACGCCTATACGAAATATTTTGTGAAAAAAACGGCCTGGTACCTGGTTACGCTGCTCATCGCGCTGCTGCTCAATTTTCTGCTGCCGAGGCTGATCGAAGGCAACCCGGTCAGCGCGATCGCCTCCCAGGTGACGCAGGGCATGACGGACAGCGACTCGATCAAGAAGGTGTACGAAAACTTCATGCGGGAATTCGGCGTCGACAAGCCGCTCTACGTGCAGTTCGGCATCTATTTGCGCCATTTGTTCACCGGAGATCTCGGCACCTCGTTCGGCCTTTATCCCCGGAAGGTTTCGGATATCCTCGCATCCGCCGTGCCGTGGACGGTCGGGCTTCAGCTGCCGGCCATTCTCGTCGGCTGGATTCTGGGCAACGTGCTGGGGGCGGTCGCGGCGTACCGCCGGGGCGTATTCGACAAGGTGCTGTTTCCCGCGGCGCTGTTCGTCAACTCGATTCCGTTCTTCACGCTGGCGATCATCCTTCTCTACCTGCTCGGCATCACGCTGAAATGGTTTCCGATTTCCGGCGGCTACGACTTCCAGATGGTGCCGCATTTCGGCCTCGATTTTATCGGCTCGGTTATCCGGCACCATACGCTGCCTTTCCTGTCCATCGTGCTCGTCGCCATCGGCGGGCAGGCGATCGGAATGCGGGAGATGTCGCTTTACGAGCTGAACGCGGATTACGTGCTGTACAGCAAGCTGCTCGGCATCCGCGATTCGCGCGTCGCCCGCTATGTGTTCAAGAACGCCATGCTGCCGCAAATTACCGGGCTTGCGCTGTCGATCGGCACGATGGTCGGCGGATCGCTCATCTGCGAGATCGTCTTCAGCTATCCGGGCATCGGCACCTGGCTGTTTACGGCGATCCGCCAGCTCGATTACCCGCTCATCTCCGGCTGTACGCTGCTCATCGCCATGACCGTGCTGCTGGCGAACTTCACGATCGAGATCATTTACGGCATCGTCGATCCGCGGATCAAGGCAGCGCAAATGGAGGAGAACTGA
- a CDS encoding ABC transporter substrate-binding protein, protein MRRNAITVMLAGLLLMMSMLAACSNSQASLSQTNAQTGGKQTDSASSEPAGTASAPDSGSRPGNAGDAKETPRNETLYINGLQWGAPTNFNLLSGNPAFPINYGNSRELIYETLFMINMNDGKLEPLLGSSYTWTDDKTLRIELNKDAKWSDGQPFTSDDVVYTYKLGQKYEINWTSYWDYIQDVAADGPNAVKITMKPDNPNKLTVTESIELIPMLPKHIWEPIEQKAGNDLAAIRKEFNPNPVGTGPYKMYFYNDQKITLIRDDNYWGKALFGKLPAPKYITHVIYKDNAAGDLAFKNGQVDVSQQFTPQVWKMWEGGAPIKTYLKDAPYYLPGSMPSIFFNMSKKGLDNASVRRAIAMAIDYKKISQLAMSGYSADMKPSLTLDTPSESQYVDQAAIKPLQWTTDVDGANKLLDSIGAKKGKDGIRVLNGQRLGPYDLECPYGWSDWNAALEIVAQNAKAIGIEIRTKFPEQPVWNNDLQTGKFDIIMNTPAGNVTPSNPWNRARTIMYSKGVAPIGEMAFWNWGRYKNPQADEIIEKIPTAQGDDAKKLYTELTKIWLTDVPSVPLMYRPWEFYTVNESVWKGFPVDGDGSNIPPQIAIDGAGIKALYQITN, encoded by the coding sequence ATGAGAAGAAATGCGATTACGGTCATGCTTGCCGGCCTGCTGCTGATGATGTCCATGCTGGCGGCATGCTCCAACTCGCAAGCGTCGCTGTCGCAGACAAACGCGCAAACGGGCGGGAAACAGACAGATTCCGCGAGCAGCGAACCGGCGGGGACGGCCTCGGCGCCGGACAGCGGGAGCCGGCCGGGGAACGCGGGAGACGCGAAGGAGACGCCGAGAAACGAGACGCTGTACATCAACGGCCTGCAGTGGGGAGCGCCGACCAACTTCAACCTGCTGAGCGGCAATCCGGCGTTTCCGATCAACTACGGGAACTCGCGGGAGCTCATTTACGAAACGTTGTTTATGATCAATATGAACGACGGCAAGCTGGAGCCGCTGCTCGGCAGCTCGTATACATGGACAGACGACAAAACGCTGCGTATCGAGCTGAACAAGGACGCCAAATGGAGCGACGGCCAGCCGTTCACGTCGGACGACGTCGTCTATACGTACAAGCTCGGCCAGAAATATGAAATCAACTGGACTAGCTACTGGGATTACATCCAGGATGTGGCCGCCGACGGTCCGAACGCGGTGAAAATCACGATGAAGCCGGATAACCCGAACAAGCTGACGGTGACGGAAAGCATCGAGCTCATCCCAATGCTGCCGAAGCATATTTGGGAGCCCATCGAGCAGAAGGCGGGCAACGATCTGGCCGCGATCCGCAAGGAATTCAACCCGAATCCGGTCGGAACCGGGCCGTACAAAATGTACTTCTACAACGACCAGAAAATTACGCTCATCCGCGACGACAATTATTGGGGCAAAGCGCTGTTCGGCAAGCTGCCGGCGCCGAAATATATTACGCACGTCATTTATAAAGACAACGCGGCCGGCGATCTGGCGTTCAAGAACGGCCAGGTGGACGTCTCGCAGCAGTTTACGCCCCAGGTATGGAAAATGTGGGAAGGCGGAGCCCCTATCAAGACGTATTTGAAGGATGCGCCGTATTACCTGCCGGGCTCGATGCCGTCGATTTTCTTCAATATGTCGAAGAAGGGTCTCGACAACGCGAGCGTCCGCCGGGCGATCGCAATGGCGATCGACTACAAGAAAATTTCCCAGCTCGCGATGAGCGGCTATTCCGCCGACATGAAGCCGTCGCTGACGCTGGATACGCCGTCGGAATCGCAATACGTCGACCAGGCGGCAATCAAGCCGCTGCAGTGGACGACCGACGTCGACGGCGCCAACAAGCTGCTCGACAGCATCGGCGCAAAGAAGGGCAAGGACGGCATCCGCGTGCTGAACGGCCAGCGGCTCGGGCCGTACGATCTGGAATGCCCGTACGGCTGGTCGGACTGGAACGCCGCGCTTGAAATCGTAGCGCAGAACGCCAAGGCGATCGGCATCGAGATCCGCACGAAATTTCCGGAGCAGCCCGTTTGGAACAACGACCTGCAAACCGGTAAATTCGATATCATCATGAACACGCCGGCCGGCAACGTCACGCCGAGCAACCCGTGGAACCGCGCCAGAACCATCATGTATTCGAAGGGCGTCGCTCCCATCGGCGAGATGGCGTTCTGGAACTGGGGCCGTTACAAAAACCCGCAGGCGGACGAAATCATCGAGAAGATCCCGACGGCGCAGGGCGACGACGCCAAGAAGCTGTATACGGAGCTGACGAAAATCTGGCTGACGGATGTGCCCTCCGTGCCGCTCATGTACCGGCCGTGGGAGTTCTATACGGTAAACGAATCGGTGTGGAAGGGCTTCCCGGTCGACGGCGACGGCAGCAACATCCCGCCGCAAATCGCCATCGACGGCGCGGGCATCAAAGCGCTGTATCAAATCACGAACTAG
- a CDS encoding extracellular solute-binding protein codes for MSLWTAVRLFCLWLVFASALAGCADAGGDIGGADAAVDGTDKSIRLTLTDSWTTTSTTAVDIVHRQLIERFQQDNPDIDLSEDILDNASLKTKIKTLAAGNVLPDVFMMLGSDAKMFLDNKRIMPVNGLLAADPAWMRGFRPDSFDDFRIGDAITGIPMQMTATSIVYYNADIFRKAGYDSFPSTWDGFVDAVRKIKALGITPIAMGNKDQWVAGSCLLSTLGDRFAGTDWFGSIVAHGGAKFTDKPFVDALAAIKELADLGAFNGDINKLDNIQQRTLYYVGSAAMFLEGGWAVSSVAADAPKPILDQTRLALLPAVKGGRGAADAVSGGSGWAIALNANLSGEKLAAAVKFVKLLTGTEAANMAAERGDISGSYASDYDKSVSPALFDPYLTLLNGAEMTPVYDARLSPEVVQTMDRGLQELLTPGSKLSPLRLAQQIQESYSVSD; via the coding sequence TTGAGCCTATGGACCGCAGTAAGGCTGTTCTGCCTCTGGCTCGTTTTTGCTTCGGCGCTGGCCGGGTGCGCAGACGCGGGCGGCGATATCGGCGGCGCGGACGCGGCCGTAGACGGCACGGATAAGAGCATCAGGCTGACGCTGACGGATTCGTGGACGACGACATCGACCACCGCCGTCGATATCGTCCACCGGCAGTTGATCGAACGGTTTCAACAAGACAATCCGGACATCGACTTATCCGAAGACATTCTCGACAACGCTTCGCTCAAAACGAAGATCAAAACGCTTGCCGCCGGCAACGTGCTGCCGGACGTCTTCATGATGCTCGGCTCGGACGCGAAAATGTTTCTGGACAACAAGCGGATTATGCCCGTTAACGGCCTGCTGGCCGCCGATCCGGCATGGATGCGCGGCTTTCGACCGGACTCATTCGACGATTTCCGGATCGGCGATGCGATCACGGGCATCCCGATGCAAATGACGGCGACGTCGATCGTTTATTATAACGCGGACATTTTCCGAAAGGCCGGCTACGATTCGTTTCCGTCGACCTGGGACGGCTTCGTGGATGCCGTCCGGAAAATCAAGGCGCTCGGCATCACGCCGATCGCAATGGGAAACAAGGACCAGTGGGTGGCGGGGTCATGTCTGCTCAGCACGCTCGGCGACCGGTTCGCCGGCACGGACTGGTTCGGCAGCATCGTCGCGCACGGCGGAGCGAAATTTACGGACAAGCCGTTCGTCGATGCGCTGGCGGCGATCAAGGAGCTTGCCGATCTTGGCGCGTTCAACGGCGACATCAACAAGCTGGACAACATCCAGCAGCGGACCTTGTATTACGTCGGCAGTGCCGCGATGTTCCTCGAAGGAGGCTGGGCGGTCTCCTCCGTCGCGGCCGATGCGCCGAAGCCGATTCTGGACCAGACGCGCCTGGCGTTACTGCCGGCCGTCAAAGGCGGCAGGGGCGCAGCGGATGCCGTGTCCGGCGGCTCGGGCTGGGCGATTGCGCTGAATGCGAATTTAAGTGGGGAGAAGCTGGCGGCCGCGGTCAAGTTCGTGAAGCTGCTGACTGGCACGGAGGCGGCGAATATGGCGGCGGAGCGGGGCGACATCTCCGGCTCGTATGCGTCGGACTACGACAAAAGCGTGTCCCCGGCGCTGTTCGACCCCTATTTAACGCTGCTGAACGGGGCGGAGATGACCCCGGTCTACGATGCGCGCCTGTCGCCCGAGGTTGTCCAGACGATGGACCGTGGGCTGCAGGAGCTGCTCACCCCGGGCTCGAAGCTGTCGCCGCTCCGGCTTGCGCAGCAGATCCAGGAATCGTACAGCGTCTCGGACTGA
- a CDS encoding response regulator produces MFNVMIVDDEMIVRRGIRSSIDWEEHGIAIAAEARNGKEALEKLGRQPVDLILTDIRMPVMSGIELAKTVRSEYPDIEMVLLSGYEDFQYAKEAMSIGIRHYLLKPIIAEKLIAALSEIRDTELSRRLAKQGELVKTRLLNESLPLIKSKLMTGLIDNKPDTGDILDKAKTLGIDLSGPAYQIVAAEADGEWPGRELSRKQREAFDFAFLNIAEETLVSRFPGFASIAGPGRLTGLVNLRPDESALSVCRDIQSNLLRYLRLSVSIGIGRPVRQLADIAASWDEAVKAVRNKAFHGKGAILVCGEEEAAAAAAGHARKLVGDVLRYAAAHYDKPLGLAEAAGHVSVTPAYLSKVFKDEMGVTFIKWLNGIRVEEAKRLLAHTRMKTYEIAKKVGCPDYKYFSFLFKRHTGCSPMDFRNRQARE; encoded by the coding sequence ATGTTTAACGTGATGATTGTGGATGACGAAATGATCGTGCGCAGGGGCATTCGGTCTTCGATCGACTGGGAGGAGCACGGCATTGCGATTGCTGCAGAAGCCCGAAACGGCAAGGAGGCGCTCGAGAAGCTCGGCCGGCAGCCGGTCGATCTGATCCTGACGGATATCCGGATGCCCGTCATGTCGGGCATCGAGCTGGCCAAAACGGTCCGCAGCGAATATCCGGACATCGAAATGGTGCTGCTGAGCGGGTATGAAGATTTCCAGTACGCCAAAGAAGCGATGTCGATCGGCATCCGCCACTATTTGCTGAAGCCGATCATTGCGGAGAAGCTGATTGCGGCGCTTTCCGAAATCCGGGATACGGAGCTGAGCCGGCGGCTGGCCAAGCAGGGAGAGCTGGTGAAGACCCGGCTGCTGAACGAAAGCCTGCCGCTGATCAAGTCCAAGCTGATGACCGGGCTGATCGACAATAAACCGGACACCGGGGACATTCTCGATAAAGCGAAAACGCTCGGCATCGACCTGAGCGGTCCGGCTTATCAGATCGTCGCCGCCGAAGCGGACGGCGAGTGGCCGGGCCGGGAGCTGTCCCGGAAGCAGCGGGAGGCGTTCGATTTCGCCTTTCTGAACATCGCGGAGGAGACGCTCGTTTCCCGTTTCCCGGGGTTTGCCAGCATCGCCGGTCCCGGCCGGCTGACCGGTCTGGTCAATCTGCGTCCGGATGAATCCGCGCTCTCCGTTTGCCGGGACATACAGTCCAATCTGCTGCGGTACCTCCGGTTGTCCGTCTCGATCGGAATCGGACGGCCCGTCCGGCAGCTTGCGGACATTGCCGCCAGCTGGGACGAGGCGGTCAAAGCGGTCCGGAATAAAGCCTTTCACGGGAAAGGCGCGATTCTCGTATGCGGCGAGGAAGAGGCTGCGGCTGCTGCGGCCGGGCACGCGCGAAAATTAGTCGGCGATGTGCTGCGGTACGCCGCCGCCCATTACGACAAGCCGCTCGGGCTGGCGGAAGCGGCCGGCCACGTCTCCGTCACGCCGGCCTACCTCAGCAAGGTGTTCAAGGACGAGATGGGCGTTACCTTCATTAAGTGGCTGAACGGGATCCGGGTGGAGGAAGCCAAGCGGCTGCTCGCGCATACCCGGATGAAAACGTATGAAATCGCGAAAAAGGTCGGCTGCCCGGACTACAAATATTTTTCTTTCCTGTTTAAGCGGCATACGGGCTGCTCGCCGATGGATTTCCGCAACCGGCAGGCCCGGGAGTAA
- a CDS encoding sensor histidine kinase — protein sequence MVFKKRFFSIRSKVMLFAVVLTVFPLLIVSGFSYFESIRVVRDQTIDLNLINAKQISNNLDLIVSDVNTISLNLIQNREIADFLSTPDPQTRQLDYPRILSVLNDQAFNKKYIYSIYIQDLSETGVDNRGAVNLVPDNRLLQAKAYDGKDSWYFDSVFVQNQEIKVISMIRDIRDINDIGRSLGVLKINVPESAVRELFRTKSKSQEKSLFYLIDQQKNILSALPADRIGSRIEPNLTSPGMDSRTEGDFNATVGGQNYLAIYYRMATQNWYIVELTPYKLISGPGNAIKRVTFYSIAASLAVCVLFIVLFGARVLEPLKRIRELMRQVERENFNLEMKVQGNDEIALLAGSFNRMSHRLNELINEVHVSKLKQKDAELKALEEQINPHFLYNTLDLIYWMSRMEQAYETSVMVNSLSQLFRIGLNSGSRFTTVAKEVEHIEHYILIQQKRYEETIDFSIDLEPKTRDCRVTKMVLQPIVENAIRHGIEPGGGDGRVEIRIFREGDDLVYLVSDDGEGIDGASVQAVLDRPTEKQRGLGLKNIHDRIKLNCGSRYGVEFRSASGQGTAVTVRQPFRKGTVSDV from the coding sequence ATGGTGTTCAAAAAGCGGTTTTTCAGCATCCGTTCCAAGGTCATGCTCTTTGCCGTCGTCCTGACCGTCTTCCCGCTGTTGATCGTGAGCGGCTTCTCGTATTTCGAATCGATCAGAGTCGTCCGGGACCAGACGATCGACCTGAATTTGATCAACGCGAAGCAAATATCCAACAATCTCGATTTAATTGTAAGCGATGTCAATACGATCTCGCTGAATCTGATCCAGAACCGCGAGATCGCGGACTTCCTGAGCACCCCGGACCCGCAAACCAGGCAGCTCGATTACCCGCGGATTCTGTCCGTCCTGAACGATCAGGCGTTCAACAAAAAATACATTTACTCCATTTACATCCAGGATTTGAGCGAAACCGGAGTCGATAACCGTGGGGCGGTCAATCTCGTGCCGGATAACCGGCTTCTGCAGGCGAAGGCGTACGACGGGAAAGACAGCTGGTATTTTGACAGCGTTTTCGTGCAGAACCAGGAAATCAAGGTCATCTCCATGATCCGGGATATTCGGGACATCAACGATATCGGCCGCTCGCTCGGCGTGCTGAAAATCAACGTCCCCGAAAGCGCCGTCCGTGAATTGTTCCGCACAAAATCAAAATCGCAGGAAAAGAGCCTGTTCTACCTGATCGATCAGCAGAAAAATATTTTGTCGGCGCTGCCGGCGGACCGGATTGGCAGCCGGATCGAGCCCAATCTGACGAGTCCCGGCATGGACAGCCGGACGGAAGGCGATTTTAACGCGACGGTCGGCGGACAGAACTACCTGGCCATTTACTACCGGATGGCGACGCAGAACTGGTATATCGTCGAGCTGACGCCTTACAAGCTCATATCGGGGCCGGGCAATGCGATCAAGCGGGTGACCTTCTATTCGATCGCGGCCAGCCTTGCCGTATGCGTCCTGTTTATCGTGCTGTTTGGGGCGCGGGTGCTGGAGCCGCTGAAGCGGATTCGCGAGTTGATGCGGCAGGTGGAGCGGGAAAATTTCAATTTGGAAATGAAGGTGCAGGGAAACGACGAAATCGCGCTGCTCGCCGGCAGCTTTAACCGCATGTCCCATCGGCTGAACGAGCTGATCAACGAGGTTCACGTGTCGAAGCTCAAGCAGAAGGATGCCGAGCTCAAGGCGCTTGAGGAGCAGATCAACCCGCATTTTCTATACAATACCCTCGATCTGATTTACTGGATGAGCCGGATGGAGCAGGCGTACGAGACATCGGTCATGGTCAACTCCTTATCCCAGCTGTTCCGGATCGGGCTGAACAGCGGCAGCCGGTTTACGACGGTCGCCAAGGAGGTCGAGCATATCGAGCATTATATTCTCATTCAGCAAAAACGGTACGAGGAGACGATCGACTTTTCCATCGACCTTGAGCCGAAAACGCGGGACTGCAGGGTGACGAAGATGGTGCTGCAGCCGATTGTGGAAAATGCGATCCGGCACGGCATCGAGCCTGGCGGAGGAGACGGCAGAGTCGAGATCCGCATTTTTCGCGAAGGGGACGATTTGGTCTACCTGGTGAGCGACGACGGGGAAGGGATCGACGGGGCCTCCGTTCAGGCGGTGCTGGACCGGCCGACCGAGAAGCAGCGGGGGCTCGGACTGAAAAACATTCACGACCGCATCAAACTGAACTGCGGCAGCCGGTACGGCGTCGAATTTCGCAGCGCTTCCGGGCAGGGGACGGCCGTAACGGTGAGACAGCCTTTTCGGAAAGGAACGGTATCCGATGTTTAA